The following are encoded together in the Salvia hispanica cultivar TCC Black 2014 chromosome 6, UniMelb_Shisp_WGS_1.0, whole genome shotgun sequence genome:
- the LOC125194998 gene encoding uncharacterized protein LOC125194998 yields the protein MSIATQESAIGFLNSIPVLKGNTYASWRSKVLIGLGIANLDYALRTEQPAPLTDESSDEDKRTFERWEHSNRMSLMIMQHAIPENFRGTVPKEATAKEFLEAIDMNFASNEKAETASLMHKLVTMRYNGRGEIREHIMEMSNTASKLTALNLTISDIN from the exons ATGTCAATTgcaa CTCAAGAATCTGCTATTGGTTTTCTTAATTCCATTCCTGTGCTAAAAGGCAATACCTATGCGTCATGGAGAAGCAAGGTATTGATTGGTTTGGGGATTGCAAATTTAGACTATGCACTTCGGACGGAGCAACCCGCCCCTCTTACTGATGAAAGTTCCGATGAGGATAAACGGACTTTTGAGAGGTGGGAACACTCCAATCGCATGAGTCTTATGATTATGCAACATGCCATCCCTGAAAACTTTCGCGGTACTGTCCCGAAAGAAGCAACTGCTAAGGAATTCCTCGAGGCAATTGATATGAATTTTGCAAGCAATGAAAAGGCCGAAACGGCTTCATTGATGCATAAACTTGTGACTATGAGGTATAATGGCCGAGGGGAAATTAGGGAGCACATTATGGAAATGTCAAACACTGCTTCAAAGCTTACGGCACTTAATTTGACGATCAGTGATATCAACTAG
- the LOC125194999 gene encoding probable pectinesterase 29, protein METSLPSDNALSQILSRIKGDKSAFYGCGFFGLQDTLCDAQGRHYCKSCTIEGVIDFIFGDAQSLYEGCTISVAAGSYKGIGFITAQGRENPNDRSGFVFSNCNIVGDGKVYLGRPWRNYARVLFYNTQMSDIVVPQGWNAWKSTGNENQLSLSEHKCKGPGSRSSMRVGWSKKLSDEEANKLATISFIDKRGWNESV, encoded by the exons ATGGAAACTAGTCTTCCAAGTGACAACGCTCTCTCACAGATTCTCT CGCGGATTAAAGGCGACAAATCAGCCTTCTACGGTTGCGGATTCTTCGGATTGCAAGATACCTTGTGTGATGCTCAAGGCAGACATTACTGCAAAAGCTGCACCATAGAAGGTGTCATAGATTTCATATTTGGTGATGCCCAATCCTTGTATGAG GGTTGCACTATATCCGTAGCTGCAGGGTCCTATAAGGGAATAGGGTTCATTACAGCTCAAGGGAGAGAGAACCCTAATGATAGGAGTGGGTTCGTGTTTAGCAACTGCAACATAGTTGGGGATGGGAAGGTATATCTTGGAAGGCCGTGGAGAAATTACGCTAGAGTCCTCTTTTACAACACACAAATGTCCGACATCGTTGTCCCTCAAGGATGGAATGCTTGGAAAAGCACCGGCAACGA GAATCAATTGTCACTATCCGAGCATAAATGTAAGGGTCCAGGTTCAAGGAGTTCTATGAGAGTAGGATGGTCGAAGAAGTTGAGTGATGAAGAGGCTAATAAGTTAGCCACCATTTCCTTCATTGATAAACGTGGATGGAATGAGAGTGTTTAA